A window from Phaenicophaeus curvirostris isolate KB17595 chromosome 13, BPBGC_Pcur_1.0, whole genome shotgun sequence encodes these proteins:
- the LOC138726345 gene encoding uncharacterized protein, with the protein MDYGLIAKPLYEAQKLPNLIWEGPQKEAFRKLKEALTKAPALGLPDLTKTFQLFVHERQRLALGVLTQKLGSWKRPVGYFSKQLDPVSAGWPSCLRAVAATVILIQEARKLTLGKNIEVYIPHMVLTVLEQKGEHWLSPSRMMKFQAILTEQDDVSLKTTNLLNPAAFLGAATEDGPLEHDCIEVIEHTYATRADLKDTPIEQPDQELFTDGSSFVENGTRYAGYAVTTQSMVIEAQALPVETSAQRAEIIALTKALELGKDKRVNIWTDSKYAFGVVHVHGALWKERGLLSSQGTNIKYQKEILNLISAVQLPEQVAIMHCKAHQGGDSKVAEGNALADRTARRIARQVQTMMALIPTKVSPLQDYLTQKPKYSEEDKKLANLMKANLNSEGWYVTTTGQIIVPPVIMRAILQAEHQKCHWGAEALVTYLKRSIISAQMLTMAKSVNSKCELCLRNNPVVRRRVEMRHIRVGMEPGDYWQIDFVELPKAQGYKYLLVGVDTFSGWPEAFPCRTNQAKETVKWLLREIIPRTLTQLRRALIWNRPVSLKNSVHEIEPGDQVYVRDWSEEPLKERWNGPYLVLLTTFTAVKVKGIDSWIHYTRVKKAPKDWRVEVVGPTRLKLKSK; encoded by the exons ATGGACTATGGACTTATAGCAAAACCTCTGTATGAGGCACAAAAATTGCCTAATCTcatttgggagggacctcaaaaggagGCCTTTAGGAAACTAAAAGAGGCCTTGACTAAGGCACCAGCATTGGGCTTACCGGATTTAACAAAGACTTTCCAGTTGTTTGTTCACGAAAGACAACGATTAGCACTGGgtgtcttaacacagaaattaggaagctggaaacGACCAGTGGGATACTTCTCTAAACAGTTGGACCCCGTTAGTGCAGGTTGGCCATCCTGCCTGAGAGCCGTAGCAGCAACTGTAATTCTGatacaagaagccagaaaattgactctaggaaaaaacattgaagtttatATACCTCATATGGTGTTAACAGTCTTAGAACAAAAAGGGGAGCATTGGCTTTCCCCTAGCCGAATGATGAAGTTCCAAGCCATACTCACTGAACAGGATGATGtaagtttgaaaacaactaacctgttaaacccagcagcctttttaggtgcagcaacagaagatggtCCTTTGGAACATGATTGCATAGAAGTCATAGAACACACATATGCAACGAGAGCGGACTTGAAAGATACTCCAATCGAAcagcctgatcaagagctcttcacagaCGGGAGTAGCTTCGTGGAGAATGGAACGCGGTATGCAGGATATGCCGTGACCACACAGAGCATGGTAATAGAAGCACAGGCCCTACCGGTGGAGACCTCAGCACAACGGGCAGAAATAATAGCCCTCACAAAGGCATTAGAATTAGGCAAAGATAAACGAGTAAAcatatggacagattcaaaatatgcctttggagtagTTCATGTACACGGAGCTTTATGGAAAGAACGAGGATTATTATCCTCGCAGGGaaccaatataaaataccaaaaggaaattttaaacttgatatcTGCTGTGCAATTACCGGAGCAGGTAGCGATCATGCATTGCAAGGCACATCAAGGAGGAGACTCTAAGGTGGCCGAAGGAAACGCATTGGCAGATCGAACAGCTCGGCGGATAGCACGACAGGTACAGACGATGATGGCCTTGATACCTACCAAGGTAAGCCCTTTACAAGATTACCTGACACAGAAACCGAAATACTCggaagaggacaagaaattggccaatttaatgaaggcaaacctaaattctgaaggatggtaCGTAACTACAACTGGACAAATAATTGTACCTCCTGTCATTATGCGGGCAATTCTACAGGCAGAACATCAAAAGTGCCATtggggagcagaagcattagTGACTTATCTGAAACGAAGCATAATTTCGGCACAGATGTTAACAATggcaaaatctgtaaattcaaaatgtgaactttgctTGAGGAATAATCCTGTGGTTAGGAGGAGAGTAGAAATGAGACACATCAGAGTAGGCATGGAACCAGGAGattattggcaaatagactttgtagaattacctaaagctcaagggtacaaatatttgttagttGGGGTCGACACTTTTTCTGGATGGCcagaagcctttccctgtcgcaccaatcaagccaaagaaacagtgaaatggttgTTGAGGGAAATTATCCCTAG AACTTTGACACAGCTACGAAGGGCCTTGATCTGGAACCGTCCGGTGTCATTAAAAAATTCAGTACATGAAATTGAACCGGGAGACCAGGTCTACGTCCGCGATTGGAGTGAAGAACCACTGAAGGAACGGTGGAATGGACCGTACCTGGTGCTGCTAACAACTTTCACTGCGGTAAAGGTAAAAGGAATAGACTCTTGGATCCACTACACACGAGTGAAGAAGGCACCCAAGGACTGGAGAGTCGAAGTAGTCGGACCAACGAGACTGAAgttgaaaagcaagtaa